From Candoia aspera isolate rCanAsp1 chromosome 4, rCanAsp1.hap2, whole genome shotgun sequence, a single genomic window includes:
- the IZUMO1 gene encoding izumo sperm-egg fusion protein 1 has translation MSWLESWLLTVVIMGSHGCLKCSKEAMALRTNFRNSYLEQKLQKDPQLKTKLQQLLDNVIQQLSNQPVDPQKYMGIIDELTLKKLTVYFKRSLNQIKENNFEDQQLFNEMMWSLQKLVTYFEEVMPQVTKLYCSNDCGRMVYVFISCFSCETNQQSCTKNYHCGERKILVETDGDLVLDCALKWHKASYGVKTYKFYRMVYNKEELMASSTDSYLIKKEVNMKDAGRYRCKMMDIEGYAASQLEFQVVVLPTRQTTWFTRPPPLVPPPSLLSSASLLPIAVENPLTLGISSRAPTPTADWTAWKVSGITGGVLFFIVAVFLCYYRHMAKKEEEEDEDDDDGEEDEDESDSDSDSSELVEM, from the exons ATGTCTTGGTTAGAGTCTTGGCTCCTGACTGTGGTCATCATGGGATCTCATGGCTGCTTAAAATGTAGCAAAGAAGCCATGGCACTTCGGACAAACTTCAGAAATAGCTACCTGGAGCAGAAACTCCAAAAGGACCCTCAACTCAAAACAAAATTGCAGCAGCTCCTGGACAATGTCATACAGCAGCTATCGAATCAACCCGTAGATCCACAAAAATATATGGGTATTATAG ATGAATTAACACTAAAAAAACTCACTGTCTATTTCAAACGCTCCCTGAACCAGATCAAGGAAAATAACTTTGAAG ATCAGCAGCTTTTTAATGAAATGATGTGGAGCCTCCAGAAACTGGTAACTTATTTTGAAGAGGTCATGCCACAAGTTACAAAAC TCTATTGCAGCAATGACTGTG GTCGGATGGTGTATGTTTTTATCAGTTGCTTCTCGTGTGAGACAAATCAACAGTCGTGTACCAAGAACTACCACTGTGGAG AACGGAAAATTCTAGTGGAAACAGATGGTGATCTGGTTTTGGATTGTGCTCTGAAATGGCATAAGGCAAGCTACGGAGTGAAGACATATAAGTTCTACCGG ATGGTGTATAATAAAGAGGAGCTGATGGCCAGTAGTACAGATTCCTATCTGATCAAGAAGGAAGTCAACATGAAAGATGCAGGCAGATACAGATGTAAAATGATGGATATAGAGGGATATGCTGCCAGCCAGCTTGAATTTCAAGTTGTGG TGCTACCTACAAGGCAGACCACCTGGTTTACCCGCCCACCACCGCTGGTTCCACCACCATCATTACTGTCATCAGCATCATTGCTGCCTATTGCAGTGGAAAACCCTCTCACCCTAGGGATTTCTTCCAGGGCTCCAACCCCTACAGCTGATTGGACAGCTTGGAAAGTGAGCGGGATTACTGGAGGAGTGCTGTTCTTCATTGTTGCTGTTTT tttATGTTATTATCGTCATATGgctaagaaagaggaggaggaagatgaggatGACGATGATGGCGAAGAGGATGAAGATGAGAGTGACAGTGACAGTGACTCATCAGAGTTGGTGGAAATGTGA